A region of Vicugna pacos chromosome 7, VicPac4, whole genome shotgun sequence DNA encodes the following proteins:
- the HNRNPA2B1 gene encoding heterogeneous nuclear ribonucleoproteins A2/B1 isoform X1: MEKTLETVPLERKKREKEQFRKLFIGGLSFETTEESLRNYYEQWGKLTDCVVMRDPASKRSRGFGFVTFSSMAEVDAAMAARPHSIDGRVVEPKRAVAREESGKPGAHVTVKKLFVGGIKEDTEEHHLRDYFEEYGKIDTIEIITDRQSGKKRGFGFVTFDDHDPVDKIVLQKYHTINGHNAEVRKALSRQEMQEVQSSRSGRGGNFGFGDSRGGGGNFGPGPGSNFRGGSDGYGSGRGFGDGYNGYGGGPGGGNFGGSPGYGGGRGGYGGGGPGYGNQGGGYGGGYDNYGGGNYGSGNYNDFGNYNQQPSNYGPMKSGNFGGSRNMGGPYGGGNYGPGGSGGSGGYGGRSRY; the protein is encoded by the exons aaAACTTTAGAAACTGTTCCTTTGGAGAGGAAAAAG agagaaaaggaacaaTTCCGTAAACTCTTTATTGGTGGCTTGAGCTTTGAAACTACAGAAGAAAGTTTGAGGAACTACTACGAGCAATGGGGAAAACTTACAGACTGTGTG GTAATGAGGGATCCTGCAAGCAAAAGATCAAGAGGATTTGGTTTTGTAACTTTTTCATCCATGGCTGAGGTTGATGCTGCCATGGCTGCAAGACCTCATTCAATTGATGGGAGAGTGGTTGAGCCAAAACGTGCTGTTGCAAGAGAG gaatCTGGAAAGCCTGGGGCTCATGTAACTGTGAAGAAGCTGTTTGTTGGTGGAATTAAAGAAGATACTGAGGAACATCATCTTAGAGATTACTTTGAAGAATATGGGAAAATTGATACCATTGAGATAATTACTGACAGGCAGTCTGGGAAGAAAAGAGGCTTTGGATTTGTTACTTTCGATGACCATGATCCTGTGGATAAGATTGTGT TGCAGAAATACCATACCATCAATGGTCATAATGCAGAAGTACGAAAGGCTTTGTCTAGACAAGAAATGCAGGAAGTCCAAAGTTCTAGAAGTGGAAGAGGAG GCAACTTTGGTTTTGGAGATTCTCGTGGTGGTGGTGGAAATTTTGGACCAGGACCAGGAAGTAACTTTAGAGGAGGATCTG ATGGATATGGAAGTGGTCGTGGATTTGGGGATGGCTATAATGGGTATGGAGGAGGACCTGGAG GTGGCAATTTTGGAGGTAGCCCTGGttatggaggaggaagaggaggatatGGTGGTGGAGGACCTGGATATGGCAACCAGGGTGGGGGCTACGGAGGTGGTTATGACAACTATGGAGGAG GAAATTATGGAAGTGGAAATTATAATGATTTTGGAAATTATAACCAGCAACCTTCTAACTACGGTCCAATGAAGAGTGGAAACTTTGGTGGTAGCAGAAACATGGGGGGACCATATGGTGGAG GAAATTATGGTCCAGGAGGCAGTGGAGGAAGTGGGGGTTATGGAGGGAGAAGCCGATACTGA
- the HNRNPA2B1 gene encoding heterogeneous nuclear ribonucleoproteins A2/B1 isoform X3, producing MEKTLETVPLERKKREKEQFRKLFIGGLSFETTEESLRNYYEQWGKLTDCVVMRDPASKRSRGFGFVTFSSMAEVDAAMAARPHSIDGRVVEPKRAVAREESGKPGAHVTVKKLFVGGIKEDTEEHHLRDYFEEYGKIDTIEIITDRQSGKKRGFGFVTFDDHDPVDKIVLQKYHTINGHNAEVRKALSRQEMQEVQSSRSGRGGNFGFGDSRGGGGNFGPGPGSNFRGGSDGYGSGRGFGDGYNGYGGGPGGNYGSGNYNDFGNYNQQPSNYGPMKSGNFGGSRNMGGPYGGGNYGPGGSGGSGGYGGRSRY from the exons aaAACTTTAGAAACTGTTCCTTTGGAGAGGAAAAAG agagaaaaggaacaaTTCCGTAAACTCTTTATTGGTGGCTTGAGCTTTGAAACTACAGAAGAAAGTTTGAGGAACTACTACGAGCAATGGGGAAAACTTACAGACTGTGTG GTAATGAGGGATCCTGCAAGCAAAAGATCAAGAGGATTTGGTTTTGTAACTTTTTCATCCATGGCTGAGGTTGATGCTGCCATGGCTGCAAGACCTCATTCAATTGATGGGAGAGTGGTTGAGCCAAAACGTGCTGTTGCAAGAGAG gaatCTGGAAAGCCTGGGGCTCATGTAACTGTGAAGAAGCTGTTTGTTGGTGGAATTAAAGAAGATACTGAGGAACATCATCTTAGAGATTACTTTGAAGAATATGGGAAAATTGATACCATTGAGATAATTACTGACAGGCAGTCTGGGAAGAAAAGAGGCTTTGGATTTGTTACTTTCGATGACCATGATCCTGTGGATAAGATTGTGT TGCAGAAATACCATACCATCAATGGTCATAATGCAGAAGTACGAAAGGCTTTGTCTAGACAAGAAATGCAGGAAGTCCAAAGTTCTAGAAGTGGAAGAGGAG GCAACTTTGGTTTTGGAGATTCTCGTGGTGGTGGTGGAAATTTTGGACCAGGACCAGGAAGTAACTTTAGAGGAGGATCTG ATGGATATGGAAGTGGTCGTGGATTTGGGGATGGCTATAATGGGTATGGAGGAGGACCTGGAG GAAATTATGGAAGTGGAAATTATAATGATTTTGGAAATTATAACCAGCAACCTTCTAACTACGGTCCAATGAAGAGTGGAAACTTTGGTGGTAGCAGAAACATGGGGGGACCATATGGTGGAG GAAATTATGGTCCAGGAGGCAGTGGAGGAAGTGGGGGTTATGGAGGGAGAAGCCGATACTGA
- the HNRNPA2B1 gene encoding heterogeneous nuclear ribonucleoproteins A2/B1 isoform X2: MEREKEQFRKLFIGGLSFETTEESLRNYYEQWGKLTDCVVMRDPASKRSRGFGFVTFSSMAEVDAAMAARPHSIDGRVVEPKRAVAREESGKPGAHVTVKKLFVGGIKEDTEEHHLRDYFEEYGKIDTIEIITDRQSGKKRGFGFVTFDDHDPVDKIVLQKYHTINGHNAEVRKALSRQEMQEVQSSRSGRGGNFGFGDSRGGGGNFGPGPGSNFRGGSDGYGSGRGFGDGYNGYGGGPGGGNFGGSPGYGGGRGGYGGGGPGYGNQGGGYGGGYDNYGGGNYGSGNYNDFGNYNQQPSNYGPMKSGNFGGSRNMGGPYGGGNYGPGGSGGSGGYGGRSRY, translated from the exons agagaaaaggaacaaTTCCGTAAACTCTTTATTGGTGGCTTGAGCTTTGAAACTACAGAAGAAAGTTTGAGGAACTACTACGAGCAATGGGGAAAACTTACAGACTGTGTG GTAATGAGGGATCCTGCAAGCAAAAGATCAAGAGGATTTGGTTTTGTAACTTTTTCATCCATGGCTGAGGTTGATGCTGCCATGGCTGCAAGACCTCATTCAATTGATGGGAGAGTGGTTGAGCCAAAACGTGCTGTTGCAAGAGAG gaatCTGGAAAGCCTGGGGCTCATGTAACTGTGAAGAAGCTGTTTGTTGGTGGAATTAAAGAAGATACTGAGGAACATCATCTTAGAGATTACTTTGAAGAATATGGGAAAATTGATACCATTGAGATAATTACTGACAGGCAGTCTGGGAAGAAAAGAGGCTTTGGATTTGTTACTTTCGATGACCATGATCCTGTGGATAAGATTGTGT TGCAGAAATACCATACCATCAATGGTCATAATGCAGAAGTACGAAAGGCTTTGTCTAGACAAGAAATGCAGGAAGTCCAAAGTTCTAGAAGTGGAAGAGGAG GCAACTTTGGTTTTGGAGATTCTCGTGGTGGTGGTGGAAATTTTGGACCAGGACCAGGAAGTAACTTTAGAGGAGGATCTG ATGGATATGGAAGTGGTCGTGGATTTGGGGATGGCTATAATGGGTATGGAGGAGGACCTGGAG GTGGCAATTTTGGAGGTAGCCCTGGttatggaggaggaagaggaggatatGGTGGTGGAGGACCTGGATATGGCAACCAGGGTGGGGGCTACGGAGGTGGTTATGACAACTATGGAGGAG GAAATTATGGAAGTGGAAATTATAATGATTTTGGAAATTATAACCAGCAACCTTCTAACTACGGTCCAATGAAGAGTGGAAACTTTGGTGGTAGCAGAAACATGGGGGGACCATATGGTGGAG GAAATTATGGTCCAGGAGGCAGTGGAGGAAGTGGGGGTTATGGAGGGAGAAGCCGATACTGA